The Acropora muricata isolate sample 2 chromosome 5, ASM3666990v1, whole genome shotgun sequence genome includes a window with the following:
- the LOC136916912 gene encoding JNK1/MAPK8-associated membrane protein-like gives MSLLSKEPLIVVWILIMFQKGSNGALDPCPGKYCGRIINNNGHFGDCGACPRGYRTNGSVCLECLSSPELYDWLYLGFMASLPVIIHWFFIDFFIKRERKRMYLLFLCAFVESALAAIFTLLASKPQGSLNLISCKSEHLADWYTIFFNPKPDHVNIIHCTQEAVYPLYTIVLMYYAVCVGLLILVRPIISHQFCDGQGRASIYAALYFLPSLVVLHAVFGGLIYYGYPYATLVLSVLSTAAVLAKNNITHIRQLLSRRRHVIIILAHWLVHAYGILAVTLLRNPAVHGPLFSLVLSPVLFYLVTHSFTEPNKFKT, from the exons GTGCATTGGATCCCTGTCCTGGGAAGTACTGTGGCAGAATTATAAATAACAATGGACATTTTGGAGATTGTGGT GCTTGCCCAAGAGGATATCGAACCAATGGTAGTGTGTGTTTGGAGTGCTTATCTTCTCCTGAGTTGTATGACTGGCTTTATCTGGGATTTATGGCATCTCTACCTGTTATTATTCACTGGTTCTTTATTGACTTCTTCAttaagagagaaagaaaaag AATGTACCTTCTGTTCTTGTGTGCATTTGTGGAAAGTGCTCTAGCTGCCATTTTTACTCTCCTTGCAAGCAAACCTCAAG GCAGCTTAAATTTGATATCCTGCAAGTCCGAACATCTTGCTGATTGGtacacaatatttttcaacCCCAAGCCAGATCACGTCAACATCATACATTGTACTCAAGAGGCTGTTTACCCTCT GTACACCATTGTACTAATGTATTACGCAGTCTGCGTGGGCCTCCTGATTTTGGTTCGTCCCATCATCTCACACCAATTTTGTGATGGCCAAGGGCGTGCCTCCATCTACGCCGCTTTGTATTTCTTGCCGTCTCTTGTTGTGCTGCACGCTGTGTTTGGAGGACTTATTT ATTATGGTTACCCATATGCTACTCTAGTGCTTTCAGTTTTGAGCACAGCTGCAGTCTTAGCCAAGAATAACATTACG CATATCCGTCAACTTCTCAGTAGAAGGCGCCACGTGATTATTATCCTCGCTCATTGGCTCGTTCATGCTTACGGAATACTGGCAGTTACGCTACTGCGAAACCCCGCTGTTCATGGACCGCTTTTCAGTCTTGTGTTGTCTCCAGTACTTTTCTATTTAGTGACGCATTCGTTTACTGAACCCAACAAGTTCAAGACATAG